A portion of the Vreelandella subglaciescola genome contains these proteins:
- a CDS encoding DUF7305 domain-containing protein, with product MQSAGRLQRLVVDGTVNLFVEGDFDLGGNTSLEISKGAMLNLYVSGKVRLSAGSELALGAEDFMRQDSNGLIRPAVSIYSAYQQAGNGVTIGGSNDTYAAIYAPGSDVVISGSGALYGGLRAQNVVISGAGSLEHVPELADYEVSADGKAGNVLSFANEWIETR from the coding sequence TTGCAATCCGCGGGACGCTTGCAACGCTTGGTGGTAGATGGAACGGTTAATCTTTTTGTTGAGGGTGATTTTGACTTGGGGGGTAACACTTCGCTCGAAATCTCCAAGGGCGCCATGTTGAATTTGTACGTCAGCGGTAAGGTGAGGCTGTCCGCAGGCAGCGAACTGGCGCTGGGTGCTGAGGATTTTATGCGCCAAGACAGTAATGGCCTGATAAGACCTGCGGTGAGTATTTATAGCGCCTATCAGCAAGCCGGTAATGGCGTGACTATTGGCGGATCCAACGATACTTACGCTGCGATTTATGCACCAGGATCGGATGTGGTTATTAGCGGAAGCGGCGCCCTGTATGGTGGGCTGCGTGCTCAGAACGTCGTGATCTCCGGTGCGGGAAGCCTGGAACATGTGCCGGAGCTTGCCGATTACGAAGTGAGTGCTGATGGAAAGGCAG